In Paenibacillus sp. J23TS9, a single genomic region encodes these proteins:
- the comER gene encoding late competence protein ComER, which yields MKVGFIGTGSMGSMLLDTFIASGALMPQQIFASNRSLEKVNLLAQRHPGLNVCSSNVETVKNSEIVFLCVKPLQYKVLIDEIGDEVKPNQILVSITSPVQTHHLESALTCKIAKIIPSITHLTLSGASLCMYGSRIHAEDRLLLENLLGFISRPLEIQESHVRITSDFSSCGPAFISFFLDQWIEAAVEMTGIGRENLTELAGEMLLGTGKLLTEGGFKPHELQERVAVPGGITAEALALLKHSLDGVFHQLISTTHAKYDEDLSKCNTLFGDSKT from the coding sequence ATGAAGGTAGGATTCATCGGAACCGGCAGTATGGGAAGCATGTTGCTCGATACCTTCATTGCTTCCGGTGCGCTCATGCCTCAGCAAATCTTCGCCAGCAACCGTTCATTAGAAAAGGTGAATTTGTTGGCTCAGCGTCATCCCGGACTGAATGTATGCAGCAGTAATGTAGAGACCGTCAAAAATAGCGAAATCGTATTTCTATGCGTAAAACCGCTTCAGTATAAAGTCTTGATCGATGAAATCGGGGATGAAGTGAAGCCTAACCAGATCCTTGTATCGATCACGAGTCCGGTCCAAACACATCATCTCGAAAGCGCACTGACCTGCAAAATTGCCAAAATCATTCCAAGCATCACACATTTAACGCTGAGCGGTGCTTCCCTTTGCATGTACGGCAGTCGTATTCATGCAGAAGACAGGCTGCTTTTGGAAAATCTCCTGGGCTTCATCAGCAGGCCCCTGGAAATCCAGGAATCCCATGTGCGGATTACCTCGGACTTTTCCAGCTGTGGACCTGCATTCATCAGCTTCTTTCTGGATCAATGGATTGAGGCAGCGGTTGAAATGACAGGCATCGGGCGTGAGAATCTCACAGAATTGGCCGGCGAAATGCTGCTTGGAACGGGCAAGCTGCTAACGGAGGGCGGCTTCAAGCCTCATGAGCTTCAGGAAAGGGTTGCCGTCCCTGGCGGAATCACCGCAGAAGCCCTTGCCCTGTTAAAGCATAGTCTGGATGGTGTATTTCACCAGCTTATCTCCACGACTCATGCTAAATACGATGAAGATTTGAGTAAATGCAATACGCTTTTTGGCGATTCCAAAACTTAG